The region TGGGCTCCCTGCTGATAGAGCATCACCAGTTGCTCGGGATTCTTCACCGGCAGCAGCCGCAGCATGAGTTGATCCATCAGCGTGAAAATGGCGGTATTGGCGCCAATGCCTAACGCCAGCGATAACACTGCCACCGCGGCAAACAACGGGCTGCGGCGCATGGCGCGCAGAGCGAAACGCAGATCCTGGGCGACTCTGGCCATATCGGCATTAGACGGTGCAGCCAAGCCGTGGTTAGCGGAGCAGTGCTTCGGCGGCGATTTGCCGCAAATCCTCGACCAGTATATCCGGGTTGTGTGCCGCCAACTCCTCCCTCGACGTCAACCCTGTGCACACCGCGATCGAACGGATGCCGTTTGCCTTGGCCGCGATAATATCCGCGGGCGCATCGCCGATCAGCGACACCGGCGTCTGCGGCGCGATCTGATGCTCTACGCGCGCCCGTTCGATCGCCGCCTTCGCCAAGCCCGCGCGATCCTTCGCCATCTCGCCAAATGCGCCATAACGAAAGTAACCGTCGAGTCCAGCGCGCTGTAGCTTACGCCAGCCGATCGGAGCCAGGTTGCCGGTCACCAGCGCCAACAGCACTTCACGACTCTGCAATTCGTCGAGCAACTCGCGGGCGCCCGGACAGGTCTTGTCGCGGATATCCGGTACGCTGTGCAAATAAAACTCCGGCGCGCGCTCGATTACCTCCGGAAGCGCTTCGCGGATTGCCGCCGGTTCCATGCCTGCATTCAGCATCATCAGGGTCAGGATGTCCGGATCGAGCATGCCCTGCACCGGAATGCTGTCGGTAGTGGTCTCGACGCCGGTCACGGCGCGCACCGCATCGACCAGCGCCTGCCGGTGATGCGGCCCCGCGCGCCGCACCAGTGTGCCATCGATGTCGAACAGGACAAGAGCCCGCGCCATCTAGTCTCCTCTCCTGTGGAAGAATTGCTGGCAGTGGTTGTGTGGCGGGCAATCCTGCCCGCAGCC is a window of Terriglobales bacterium DNA encoding:
- a CDS encoding HAD family hydrolase, with protein sequence MARALVLFDIDGTLVRRAGPHHRQALVDAVRAVTGVETTTDSIPVQGMLDPDILTLMMLNAGMEPAAIREALPEVIERAPEFYLHSVPDIRDKTCPGARELLDELQSREVLLALVTGNLAPIGWRKLQRAGLDGYFRYGAFGEMAKDRAGLAKAAIERARVEHQIAPQTPVSLIGDAPADIIAAKANGIRSIAVCTGLTSREELAAHNPDILVEDLRQIAAEALLR